A DNA window from Pseudomonas resinovorans NBRC 106553 contains the following coding sequences:
- the rplM gene encoding 50S ribosomal protein L13: MKTFTAKPETVKRDWYVVDAAGQTLGRLATEIASRLRGKHKPEYTPHVDTGDYIVVINAEQVRVTGAKTTDKMYYSHSGFPGGIKEINFEKLIAKAPERVIETAVKGMLPKNPLGRDMYRKLKVYKGAVHPHTAQQPQELKI, from the coding sequence ATGAAGACTTTTACTGCAAAACCGGAAACTGTTAAGCGCGACTGGTACGTCGTCGACGCTGCAGGTCAGACCCTGGGTCGTCTGGCCACCGAAATTGCCAGCCGTCTGCGCGGCAAGCACAAGCCGGAATACACCCCTCACGTTGACACCGGCGACTACATCGTCGTGATCAATGCCGAGCAGGTACGTGTTACCGGTGCCAAGACCACCGACAAGATGTACTACTCTCACTCCGGCTTCCCGGGTGGCATCAAGGAGATCAACTTCGAGAAGCTGATCGCCAAGGCCCCTGAGCGCGTGATCGAGACCGCGGTGAAAGGCATGCTGCCGAAGAACCCGCTGGGCCGCGACATGTATCGCAAGCTGAAGGTGTACAAGGGTGCTGTTCACCCGCACACCGCTCAGCAGCCCCAAGAACTGAAGATTTAA
- a CDS encoding acyl-CoA dehydrogenase family protein, with product MIPRTLFSSDHELFRDSVRKFLEQEAVPYHHQWEKDGHIDRALWNKAGEAGMLCSHIPEAYGGMGADFLYSAVVIEEIGRLGLTGIGFSLHSDIVAPYILHYGSEELKLKYLPKLVSGEMVTAIAMTEPGAGSDLQGVKTTAVLDGDEYVINGSKTFITNGFLADLVIVVAKTDPKAGAKGTSLFLVEAGTPGFAKGKRLEKVGMKAQDTSELFFQDVRVPKANLLGQAGMGFAYLMQELPQERLTVGIGALASAEAALNWTLDYTRERKAFGKSVAEFQNTRFKLAEMATEIQVGRVFVDRCMELHLAGKLDVPTAAMLKYWGTDLQCKVLDECVQLHGGYGFMWEYAVARAWADARVQRIYAGTNEIMKEIIARALV from the coding sequence ATGATTCCAAGAACCCTGTTCAGCTCCGACCACGAACTCTTCCGCGACAGCGTGCGCAAGTTCCTCGAACAGGAAGCGGTGCCCTACCACCACCAGTGGGAAAAGGACGGCCACATCGACCGTGCCCTGTGGAACAAGGCGGGTGAGGCCGGCATGCTCTGCTCGCATATCCCGGAGGCCTATGGCGGCATGGGGGCCGATTTCCTCTACAGCGCGGTGGTGATCGAGGAGATCGGTCGCCTGGGCCTGACCGGCATCGGCTTCTCCCTGCACTCCGACATCGTCGCGCCCTACATCCTTCATTACGGCTCCGAGGAGCTCAAGCTCAAGTACCTGCCGAAGCTGGTCAGCGGCGAGATGGTGACCGCCATCGCCATGACCGAGCCCGGCGCCGGCTCCGACCTGCAGGGGGTGAAGACCACGGCGGTGCTGGACGGCGACGAGTACGTCATCAACGGTTCCAAGACCTTCATCACCAACGGCTTCCTCGCCGACCTGGTGATAGTGGTGGCCAAGACCGATCCGAAGGCCGGCGCCAAGGGCACCAGCCTGTTCCTGGTGGAGGCGGGTACGCCGGGCTTCGCCAAGGGCAAGCGCCTGGAAAAGGTCGGCATGAAGGCCCAGGACACCTCGGAGCTGTTCTTCCAGGATGTCCGTGTACCCAAGGCGAACCTGCTGGGGCAGGCCGGCATGGGCTTCGCCTACCTGATGCAGGAGCTGCCCCAGGAGCGCCTGACCGTGGGCATCGGCGCCCTGGCCTCGGCCGAGGCGGCACTCAACTGGACCCTGGACTACACCCGCGAGCGCAAGGCCTTCGGCAAGTCCGTCGCCGAGTTCCAGAACACCCGTTTCAAGCTGGCGGAGATGGCCACCGAGATCCAGGTCGGGCGGGTCTTCGTCGATCGCTGCATGGAGCTGCACCTGGCCGGCAAGCTGGATGTGCCCACCGCGGCGATGCTCAAGTACTGGGGTACCGACCTGCAGTGCAAGGTGCTGGACGAGTGCGTGCAGCTGCACGGTGGCTACGGCTTCATGTGGGAGTACGCCGTGGCGCGCGCCTGGGCCGACGCACGGGTCCAGCGGATCTACGCCGGCACCAACGAGATCATGAAGGAGATCATCGCCCGCGCGCTGGTCTGA
- a CDS encoding NADP(H)-dependent aldo-keto reductase: protein MEYRQLGRTDLKVSSLYLGTMTWGEQNSEAEAFAQIERAKAYGINFMDTAEMYPVPPRAETYSATETIIGNWFAKRGDRADWVLASKVAGPGNGISHIRGGNLKHNREHITAALDASLKRLRTDWVDLYQLHWPERSTNFFGQLGYAHKDEDFTPLQETLEVLGEQVKAGKIRHIGLSNETPWGTMKFLQLADQLGLPRAVSIQNPYNLLNRSFEVGLAEVAIREQCGLLAYSPMAFGMLSGKYEGGARPANARITLFSRFTRYTNPQTQSACSRYVKLAREHELSPAQMALAFVTAQPFVTSNIIGATSLEQLEENLGSSELVLSPEVLEAIAAIHKDQPNPAP, encoded by the coding sequence ATGGAATACCGCCAACTCGGCCGCACCGACCTCAAGGTCAGCAGCCTGTATCTCGGCACCATGACCTGGGGCGAGCAGAACTCCGAAGCGGAGGCTTTCGCCCAGATCGAGCGCGCCAAAGCCTACGGCATCAACTTCATGGATACGGCGGAGATGTACCCCGTTCCACCGCGCGCGGAGACCTACAGCGCCACCGAAACCATCATCGGCAACTGGTTCGCCAAGCGCGGGGACCGAGCCGACTGGGTCCTGGCCAGCAAGGTGGCGGGCCCTGGCAACGGCATCAGCCACATCCGTGGCGGTAACCTGAAGCACAACCGCGAGCACATCACCGCGGCCCTGGATGCCAGCCTCAAGCGCCTGCGCACGGACTGGGTCGACCTCTACCAGCTGCACTGGCCCGAACGCAGCACCAACTTCTTCGGCCAGCTGGGCTACGCGCACAAGGACGAAGACTTCACGCCGCTGCAGGAAACCCTCGAAGTCCTCGGGGAACAGGTCAAGGCCGGCAAGATCCGTCATATCGGCCTGTCCAACGAAACGCCCTGGGGCACCATGAAGTTCCTGCAACTGGCCGACCAGCTCGGCCTGCCCCGCGCCGTCTCCATCCAGAACCCCTACAACCTACTCAATCGCAGCTTCGAGGTGGGCCTGGCCGAGGTGGCCATCCGCGAGCAATGCGGCCTGCTGGCGTACTCGCCGATGGCCTTCGGCATGCTTTCGGGCAAATACGAGGGCGGCGCCCGCCCGGCCAACGCGCGGATCACTCTGTTCAGCCGCTTTACCCGCTACACCAATCCGCAGACCCAGTCCGCCTGCTCGCGCTACGTGAAGCTGGCCCGTGAACACGAACTGTCGCCCGCGCAGATGGCCCTGGCCTTCGTCACGGCACAGCCCTTCGTGACCAGCAACATCATCGGCGCCACCTCGCTCGAACAGCTCGAAGAAAACCTGGGCAGCAGCGAACTCGTGCTGTCCCCCGAAGTACTGGAGGCCATCGCCGCCATCCACAAGGACCAGCCCAACCCCGCTCCCTGA